The Mesomycoplasma hyopneumoniae J genome contains the following window.
TAAGTTTAAATGCAAAAAAACAAATCAAATTTTTTAGTTTATTCAAACTATTTTACTTTTTCAATAAAAGAAAAATTTTTAAAACCTTCTTAAAAAATCAAGTTTTAGATAAATATACAAAAGAATTTAAATTACTTAAACAGTTTTATTACAATCAATATTTTTTGGAAATTATTTTTTCAGTTTTCTTATTTAGTTCATTAATTACTTTATCAGTTCTAACATATACTAAAACATTTCCTTGAGAATCCTTTATTAGTTTATTTTCTTTAACTACTAGTTTTATTTTTTCAATTTCTTCAGTTTTTTCTTTTACTTTAATCTTTAAAACTCTTACACCTTATTTAGAAATTTTTATTACTCCACAAGAAGTAAATTCTTCTACAAAAATAGAATTAAATGAGGAAATAAAAAGCATTTCAATTAAAAATTTAAATTTTAAGTACAATGAAAATGAAATGGTTTTTCAAAATTTAAACCTGGAATTTTTAACAACGAAAAAATATGGAATAATATCACCTTCAGGAAGAGGAAAATCCACACTTTTGAAATTAATTTCTGGTTTAATCACTAATTATGAAGGTCAAATACTAATAAACAAAAAATTAGAATACAAAAGTATTTCAGATGAAAGTTTAAGAAAAAATATAGCTTTACTTACAAATGAAAATGTTATTTTTCAAGATACTTTAGAGAATAATATAAGTTTGTGAGATAAGAATTTAAACAAAAAAAAATTAGAATTTTTGGTTAATAAATATGGAATTTTAGAATTTTCAGATTTAAATAAAGAAATAAATAATTCTGTTTTATCTGAAGGTGAAAAACAGAAAATTGCACTTGCAAGATTAGAATACCAAGATTTAAATATTATTTGTTTGGATGAAGCATTTGATAATATATATAAAGATGATGTTTTAAAAATTTATAAAGATTTTTTATCACAGAAAAATAAAACAGTTTTTATCGTAAGCCATCATATTCCAAAAGAAATTAAGCATTTATTTGATGAAATTATTGAATTGTAGAAAAAGCAATGAACCAACCACCAAGACATTTTTGATTTATTATTTGAAACTGAATTAATGTAACATTTACTATTGCTTTTAATGTTTTTAGTATTATTTCACCTTATTTTATTTTTTATTCTATTATCAATGAAAATTGGTTTTTTCTTTTGTTTTGAAGTATATCTTACCTTTTAACTTCATTAATTTTAAGATTTTTTGAAATAATAAATACTGGTTATTTTAAAGGTTTTTTAATTCATCATAAAATGAAGCTTTTTAAGCAATTCCAGTCTTTCTTACTAAAAGCAACATTTAAACAGTATAATGAAAAATCACCTGGTTATTACTATTCACAAATAAACAATACCACCGAGACTATTATTTCTACTTTTTATTCTGAATTGTTTAAAATTATCAAAATTATTTCTATTATTGGAATAACTTTAGGAATTATATTTTACTTTTCTTGAATCTTAGGTTTAGTTACTATTTTAATATTATCAATTTTCTTTTTATATACATTATTTTTATCCAAAAAATTAAGTGCTTTATTGGATAC
Protein-coding sequences here:
- a CDS encoding ATP-binding cassette domain-containing protein, with protein sequence MKLFSIINYFVNLNKPSNIFIFFLKFLLYSFLNLHLFTYSYLIKFIKNQIEIQNPEFITWICTSAGSFALFFIIELILIFKTNNVLYNSKRKNINFLTNKIAKESYDYILENKTSYISKYNVNLSVAFSMNELIYSILFSSIFNIPITILFLFLTEVNIWIIILHCAVALIISIIILIKFSSVLNKLQEKLEKILSLNAKKQIKFFSLFKLFYFFNKRKIFKTFLKNQVLDKYTKEFKLLKQFYYNQYFLEIIFSVFLFSSLITLSVLTYTKTFPWESFISLFSLTTSFIFSISSVFSFTLIFKTLTPYLEIFITPQEVNSSTKIELNEEIKSISIKNLNFKYNENEMVFQNLNLEFLTTKKYGIISPSGRGKSTLLKLISGLITNYEGQILINKKLEYKSISDESLRKNIALLTNENVIFQDTLENNISLWDKNLNKKKLEFLVNKYGILEFSDLNKEINNSVLSEGEKQKIALARLEYQDLNIICLDEAFDNIYKDDVLKIYKDFLSQKNKTVFIVSHHIPKEIKHLFDEIIEL